The Pedobacter mucosus genome window below encodes:
- a CDS encoding DUF4199 domain-containing protein, whose translation MDKSALISKLSLKYGFILASVSVVVSLTMYFINPVMVYTSFAAQIGIFILFIALLVFAGITIRKEIGGFWTFGEAFKSFLIIALILAITATLYNVLLMKFIDPDLPQKAASAIEDAQRTMMEKFGMASEQIDEAIAKAGNMEEKLQPSFKNIFTSFGVSLALYGVLSLILAAILKKNEPVTFNTFPTEEVQ comes from the coding sequence ATGGACAAAAGTGCATTGATTTCAAAATTATCTTTAAAATACGGTTTTATACTTGCTTCGGTTTCAGTAGTAGTTTCTTTAACGATGTATTTTATAAATCCAGTTATGGTTTACACAAGTTTTGCTGCACAAATTGGTATTTTTATATTATTTATCGCCTTACTTGTATTTGCTGGTATAACAATTAGAAAAGAAATTGGTGGTTTCTGGACATTTGGAGAAGCTTTTAAATCGTTTTTAATTATCGCCTTAATTTTGGCAATCACAGCTACGTTATACAATGTGCTTCTAATGAAATTTATCGATCCAGATTTACCTCAAAAAGCTGCTTCGGCAATAGAAGATGCACAAAGAACTATGATGGAAAAATTCGGGATGGCAAGTGAACAGATTGATGAAGCTATAGCTAAAGCAGGCAATATGGAAGAAAAGCTTCAGCCAAGTTTTAAAAACATTTTTACAAGCTTTGGAGTTTCCCTGGCGCTATATGGTGTTTTATCTTTAATTCTGGCAGCGATTTTAAAGAAAAATGAACCCGTTACTTTCAATACTTTTCCTACAGAAGAGGTTCAATAG
- a CDS encoding dihydroorotase encodes MNLLVKQVIIADPQSSFNKQHCDVRIEDGKIKSIGNLSANENETVFDAKGAFLSPGFFDLNCAAGDPGFEIKEDINTLTAAAKAGGFTGLALLPQTDPVVQSKSQVEYIVNKAKNNLVDIYPIGAISQNREAKELAELFDMQNAGAIAFSDGDIALQDDGFMSRALQYAKGLNALLMVYPENKSIAGKSQINESKNSVLLGMKGLPALAEEMHIARDIFLATYNETKIHISNISTAGSVALIRKAKKDGVQISCDVTAHHLVFTEELLNDFDSNYKVKPPLRSKNDIKALIAGLKDGTIDAIISQHRPEEIEFKNVEFEIAHYGIIALQTVLPLLLKAGLEPNLIVEKLAINPRKLLNLVVPIVEEGAVANFTIFATDEKWLYNAASNYSKSANSPLLGAELIGKIKLVYNNSQYKEG; translated from the coding sequence ATGAATCTCCTTGTAAAACAAGTGATTATTGCAGATCCACAAAGTAGTTTTAACAAACAACATTGCGATGTTAGAATAGAAGATGGCAAAATTAAAAGCATTGGAAATTTATCTGCAAATGAAAATGAAACCGTTTTTGATGCCAAGGGCGCTTTTTTATCACCCGGTTTTTTTGATCTGAACTGTGCAGCCGGTGATCCCGGTTTTGAAATCAAAGAGGATATAAATACTTTAACAGCAGCGGCTAAAGCAGGCGGATTTACAGGTTTAGCTTTGTTGCCACAAACTGATCCGGTTGTTCAATCGAAATCTCAGGTTGAGTATATTGTTAACAAAGCCAAAAATAATTTAGTAGATATTTATCCGATAGGAGCCATTAGTCAAAACCGTGAAGCTAAAGAATTAGCTGAATTATTTGATATGCAAAATGCCGGCGCAATTGCATTTTCTGACGGTGACATAGCTCTGCAAGATGATGGCTTTATGAGTAGGGCTTTGCAATATGCCAAAGGATTAAATGCTTTACTGATGGTTTACCCTGAAAATAAATCCATAGCAGGGAAATCCCAGATTAATGAAAGTAAAAATTCTGTGCTTTTAGGGATGAAAGGTTTACCTGCTTTAGCAGAAGAAATGCATATTGCTAGAGATATTTTTTTAGCTACTTATAACGAAACTAAAATTCATATTAGTAATATTTCTACAGCTGGTTCTGTGGCTCTAATTCGTAAAGCAAAAAAAGATGGCGTTCAAATTTCTTGCGATGTTACGGCTCATCACCTTGTTTTTACAGAAGAGTTATTAAATGATTTTGATAGCAATTACAAGGTAAAACCTCCACTACGAAGCAAAAATGATATTAAAGCTTTAATCGCAGGTTTAAAAGATGGAACAATAGATGCCATCATTTCGCAACACCGACCAGAAGAAATAGAGTTTAAAAATGTGGAGTTTGAAATTGCGCATTACGGTATCATTGCTTTGCAAACTGTTTTACCGCTGCTTTTGAAAGCCGGTTTGGAGCCGAACTTAATTGTAGAAAAGCTGGCCATTAATCCTCGGAAATTATTAAATTTAGTAGTTCCTATAGTTGAAGAAGGCGCTGTTGCTAATTTTACAATATTTGCTACCGATGAAAAATGGCTTTACAATGCAGCAAGTAATTATTCAAAATCTGCGAATAGTCCGTTATTGGGAGCGGAACTCATAGGAAAAATTAAATTAGTTTATAACAATAGCCAATACAAAGAAGGCTAA
- a CDS encoding 1-deoxy-D-xylulose-5-phosphate reductoisomerase — translation MKNITILGSTGSVGTQALEVIRENPSIFKVSVLSALKNSALLIQQAKEFKPDVVVICDEDQYLEVKNALSPLGITVLAGIEALTEVAIHPQSDIVLTALMGSVGLKPTIAAIKAGKDIALANKETLVVAGELVTQLAKEYKVKILPVDSEHSAIFQCLVGEEQNEIEKIYLTASGGPFLGKSKDFLNSVKKEQALKHPNWVMGAKITIDSASLMNKGLEVIEAKWLFNLDVDQIDVIVHSQSIIHSIVQFTDGSMKAQMGVPDMKLPIQYALNYPDRLKNNFKRFNFLDHPNFSFQKADIETFRNLELAFTSLKKGGNMPCILNAANEIVVEAFLKDKIGFLQMSDVIEQCMEEIKFIEQPELSDYLETDKHSRILAAELVTKSIN, via the coding sequence TTGAAAAACATAACCATATTAGGTTCTACAGGAAGTGTAGGTACACAGGCACTCGAGGTAATTCGAGAAAACCCATCGATCTTTAAGGTTTCTGTTTTATCTGCATTAAAAAATTCGGCATTGCTAATTCAACAGGCTAAAGAATTTAAACCAGATGTTGTGGTAATTTGCGATGAGGATCAATATTTAGAGGTAAAAAATGCGTTATCACCTTTAGGTATAACGGTTTTAGCTGGTATTGAAGCTTTAACAGAAGTTGCTATTCATCCACAAAGTGATATCGTTTTAACAGCTCTAATGGGTTCAGTTGGCCTAAAACCCACTATTGCAGCTATTAAAGCTGGAAAAGACATCGCGTTGGCGAATAAAGAAACTTTAGTTGTAGCCGGAGAACTAGTAACCCAGCTTGCTAAAGAATACAAGGTTAAAATTCTTCCTGTTGATTCAGAACACTCCGCGATTTTTCAATGCTTGGTAGGGGAAGAGCAGAATGAAATTGAGAAGATTTATCTGACAGCATCAGGCGGACCATTTCTTGGGAAAAGTAAAGACTTTTTAAATTCGGTAAAAAAAGAGCAAGCCTTGAAACACCCAAACTGGGTTATGGGCGCTAAAATTACGATCGATTCCGCTTCATTAATGAATAAAGGTTTAGAGGTTATTGAGGCGAAGTGGTTGTTCAATCTGGATGTAGATCAAATTGACGTGATTGTTCATTCGCAATCCATTATTCATTCTATAGTACAGTTTACGGATGGATCTATGAAAGCGCAAATGGGCGTTCCAGATATGAAATTGCCCATTCAATATGCTTTAAATTATCCTGATAGGCTAAAAAACAATTTTAAACGTTTTAACTTCTTAGATCATCCAAACTTTAGCTTCCAGAAAGCAGATATAGAAACTTTCAGAAATTTAGAATTGGCTTTTACATCCTTAAAAAAAGGCGGAAATATGCCTTGCATTCTAAATGCAGCGAATGAAATTGTTGTAGAGGCTTTTCTAAAAGATAAGATTGGTTTTCTGCAGATGAGCGATGTTATTGAGCAATGTATGGAAGAAATAAAGTTTATTGAGCAGCCAGAATTAAGTGATTATTTAGAAACTGACAAACATAGCCGTATCTTAGCGGCCGAATTAGTAACAAAAAGTATAAATTAA
- a CDS encoding glycosyltransferase family 2 protein — MDISVVVPLYNEDESLPELTAWIAKVMNDNNFSYEVILVDDGSTDKSWDVIESLKTQNNNIKGIKFRRNYGKSAALNVAFEATQGDVIITMDADLQDSPDEIPELYRRIKEEKLDLISGWKKKRYDPITKTIPTKLFNAATRKMSGIELNDFNCGLKAYRSDVIKTIEVYGEMHRYIPVIAKWAGFSKISEQVVEHRARKYGTTKFGFSRFINGFLDLLSIFFVGKFGKRPMHFFGSLGVLSFLVGTFMALWMIGEKLYHIAAHIAYRREITDQPLFYIALVAIVVGSQMFLTGFVAELVTRNAPERNQYLIEKRV; from the coding sequence ATGGATATATCAGTCGTAGTGCCCTTGTATAATGAAGATGAATCCTTGCCGGAATTAACGGCTTGGATTGCTAAAGTTATGAATGATAATAATTTCAGCTATGAAGTTATATTGGTTGATGATGGCAGTACCGATAAATCTTGGGATGTAATTGAATCCTTAAAAACTCAAAATAATAACATTAAAGGGATTAAATTCAGAAGAAATTACGGAAAATCTGCAGCTTTAAATGTTGCTTTTGAGGCTACTCAAGGTGATGTTATTATCACTATGGATGCCGATTTACAAGATAGTCCGGATGAAATACCTGAGTTATACCGTCGCATAAAAGAGGAAAAACTAGATTTAATTTCCGGCTGGAAAAAGAAACGTTACGATCCGATTACGAAAACAATACCTACAAAACTATTTAACGCAGCTACTCGTAAAATGAGCGGAATTGAATTGAATGATTTTAATTGTGGTTTAAAAGCTTATCGCAGTGATGTAATAAAAACCATCGAAGTTTATGGAGAAATGCATCGGTATATTCCTGTTATTGCGAAATGGGCGGGATTTAGTAAAATATCGGAGCAGGTTGTAGAACACAGAGCCCGTAAGTATGGAACAACAAAATTTGGCTTCAGCCGATTTATTAATGGATTTTTAGATTTACTTTCCATTTTTTTTGTTGGCAAATTTGGCAAGCGACCAATGCACTTTTTTGGTTCATTGGGTGTTTTAAGTTTTTTAGTAGGAACATTTATGGCGCTATGGATGATCGGCGAAAAGCTTTATCATATTGCTGCTCATATCGCTTATAGACGAGAAATAACCGATCAGCCTTTATTCTATATTGCTTTAGTTGCAATTGTGGTTGGCTCTCAAATGTTTTTAACAGGTTTTGTTGCTGAATTGGTAACACGAAATGCACCTGAAAGAAATCAGTATCTTATTGAAAAAAGGGTGTAG
- a CDS encoding GH3 auxin-responsive promoter family protein, producing MGLKAALSKPFAAFAVWQIEKWKNNAVNAQHKILKKLIDSAKETAFGQDHHFAEIKTYNDFKKYIPIRDYEGLKPYVDRVVKGESDVLWSGKPLYFAKTSGTTSGVKYIPLSRESMPEHIKAARNAILTYINETGKTNFVNGKMIFLQGSPILNVKNGINVGRLSGIVAHHVPGYLQKNRLPSLETNIIEDWEQKVDAIVEETINENMTLISGIPPWVQMYFDKLSEKSGGKKIAEIFKNFDLFIYGGVNFEPYRAKIEQSIGKKIDSIETYPASEGFIAYQDSQKDKGLLLLADAGIFYEFIPTDEFYNENPTRLSLGEIKLETNYALILNTNAGLWGYNIGDTVKFVSRNPYKIVVTGRIKHFISAFGEHVIGEEVEHALLTVANAENVEITEFTVAPQVISIDGGLPYHEWFIEFSTVPKDIAAFSKKVDEALQKKNIYYFDLIKGNILQPLIIRTLQKDAFVNYMKSEGKLGGQNKVPRLSNDRKLADELNKYIV from the coding sequence ATGGGACTTAAAGCAGCATTAAGTAAGCCTTTCGCAGCATTTGCAGTGTGGCAAATTGAAAAATGGAAAAATAATGCCGTAAATGCTCAGCATAAAATTCTTAAAAAACTTATAGATAGTGCTAAAGAAACAGCATTTGGACAAGATCATCATTTTGCCGAAATAAAAACATACAACGATTTTAAAAAATACATTCCCATTCGGGATTATGAAGGCTTGAAACCTTACGTAGATCGTGTTGTAAAAGGCGAATCAGATGTACTTTGGAGCGGAAAGCCACTTTATTTTGCGAAGACTTCTGGAACGACATCAGGTGTTAAATATATTCCTTTATCAAGAGAATCTATGCCTGAACATATTAAAGCAGCTAGAAACGCGATCTTAACCTACATTAATGAAACTGGAAAAACCAATTTCGTTAATGGAAAAATGATTTTCCTTCAAGGTAGTCCGATTTTAAATGTTAAAAATGGCATCAATGTAGGCAGGTTATCAGGAATTGTAGCCCATCATGTTCCTGGTTATCTTCAAAAAAATAGGTTGCCATCTTTAGAGACTAATATTATAGAAGATTGGGAGCAAAAAGTTGATGCGATTGTTGAGGAAACTATTAACGAAAACATGACTTTAATTTCTGGGATCCCGCCATGGGTGCAGATGTATTTTGATAAGCTTTCAGAAAAATCAGGCGGAAAGAAAATAGCAGAGATCTTTAAGAATTTCGATTTGTTTATTTACGGCGGTGTAAATTTCGAGCCATATCGAGCAAAAATTGAACAAAGCATTGGAAAGAAAATCGATTCAATTGAAACATATCCAGCATCTGAAGGGTTCATTGCTTATCAAGATTCGCAAAAAGATAAGGGTTTGTTATTATTGGCTGATGCAGGGATATTTTATGAATTTATTCCAACAGACGAATTTTATAATGAGAATCCTACAAGATTGTCACTCGGAGAAATCAAGTTAGAAACCAATTATGCTTTAATCCTCAATACAAATGCAGGTTTGTGGGGTTACAATATTGGCGATACCGTAAAATTTGTTTCTAGAAACCCATATAAAATTGTAGTAACCGGTAGAATTAAACATTTTATATCTGCCTTTGGAGAACATGTTATTGGGGAAGAAGTTGAGCATGCACTTTTGACTGTTGCGAATGCAGAAAATGTAGAGATTACGGAGTTTACAGTTGCTCCACAAGTAATTTCAATAGATGGAGGATTGCCATATCATGAATGGTTTATAGAGTTTTCAACAGTACCAAAAGACATTGCTGCTTTCAGCAAAAAAGTTGATGAAGCTTTACAAAAGAAAAATATTTATTACTTTGATTTAATCAAGGGAAACATCCTTCAGCCTTTAATAATACGTACTTTGCAAAAGGATGCCTTTGTAAATTATATGAAAAGTGAGGGGAAATTGGGTGGACAAAATAAGGTTCCAAGGTTAAGTAATGATAGGAAGTTGGCAGATGAGTTGAATAAGTATATTGTTTAG
- a CDS encoding vWA domain-containing protein, which translates to MNFLYPGFLFALLAVAVPVVIHLFNFRKFKKVYFSNVQLLKEVEQQNSSKEKIKNLLILFARILTIIFLVLAFTQPYIPLNNQKAKILNSEVSIYIDNSYSMEAINKEGNLLDEAKRRAKELVKNFGINDRFQLLTNNFEGRHQRLLNADEFLKALDDVKISASNRNLQQIIDRQGNILNGSVNQYSFIISDFQRNISSGRMLQNRPEIQYSFLKLNATTLPNVAVDSVWSLSPNHQPKANEKFVVQLKNYSEEEAKNIPLKLTINNQQKGLSSIRIPAGKTRRDTLSFGGLISGWQKGVISIKDFPVTFDDTLSFSFKVDESFPVLSIAGSNSGNYINSLFAADSYYKLTENSESNVNYSNFANYSLIILNGLKNPSSGLAEQLKTYLNAGGSVILFPDLDSDLKIYNSFLANLSLPTIQNLVSLSTKVDKIDLQNPIFKTVFEDIPKNLDLPTVNRYFSFEERNTANKENIMQLPGGRTFFAKYGIGNGKLYVSASGLNITDGNLARHPVFVPLMYRIALNSGNEENLYYNAGIDNALLSKKITLGKNQSLKLVSNNFEAIPEIRQSQGKTLIYIADQIKNAGFYNLKLADSLLAIYSFNSSRSESDMHYLTKSELESLAKTSNLKIFDTDKDAVKLAVGANEIGQTLWKLCLILALIFIAAEILLIRFFNKTKRTT; encoded by the coding sequence ATGAATTTCCTGTATCCGGGCTTTCTTTTTGCACTACTTGCGGTCGCCGTTCCGGTTGTTATCCATTTATTCAATTTTCGGAAATTCAAAAAGGTTTATTTCTCTAACGTTCAGCTGCTAAAAGAAGTAGAGCAGCAAAATTCTTCCAAAGAAAAAATTAAAAACCTATTAATTCTTTTTGCCAGAATATTGACTATTATCTTCCTGGTTTTGGCTTTTACTCAGCCGTATATTCCATTAAACAATCAAAAAGCTAAAATTTTAAATAGCGAAGTAAGTATTTATATTGATAATTCTTACAGTATGGAAGCCATCAACAAAGAGGGAAACTTACTTGATGAAGCTAAAAGACGAGCAAAAGAACTGGTCAAAAATTTCGGGATAAATGATCGCTTTCAACTTTTAACCAATAATTTTGAGGGGAGACATCAGCGACTTCTTAACGCAGATGAGTTTTTAAAAGCTTTAGATGACGTAAAAATTTCTGCAAGTAATCGTAATCTTCAGCAAATTATTGATCGGCAAGGAAATATCTTAAATGGTTCTGTAAATCAGTATAGCTTTATAATTTCTGATTTTCAAAGAAATATTTCTTCTGGTCGGATGCTACAAAATAGGCCTGAAATTCAGTATTCATTTTTAAAATTGAACGCTACAACTTTGCCTAATGTGGCTGTAGATAGTGTTTGGTCACTTTCGCCAAATCATCAGCCGAAGGCGAATGAAAAATTTGTTGTACAGTTAAAGAATTATTCGGAGGAAGAAGCAAAAAATATTCCATTAAAGCTAACTATTAATAACCAGCAAAAGGGATTAAGTTCTATAAGGATTCCGGCAGGAAAAACTAGAAGAGATACTTTAAGTTTTGGTGGATTAATAAGTGGTTGGCAAAAGGGCGTAATCAGTATAAAAGATTTTCCGGTAACCTTTGATGATACGCTTTCTTTTAGTTTTAAAGTTGATGAAAGTTTTCCAGTTTTGAGTATTGCTGGTTCAAATAGTGGAAACTATATCAATTCACTTTTTGCCGCTGATAGTTATTACAAGCTTACAGAAAATTCGGAAAGCAATGTGAATTATAGCAACTTTGCCAATTACAGCTTAATTATTTTGAACGGATTAAAAAATCCGTCGAGTGGTTTAGCGGAACAGCTTAAAACTTATTTAAATGCAGGTGGATCGGTGATTTTATTCCCGGATCTTGATTCCGACCTAAAAATATACAACTCTTTTTTAGCTAATTTGTCTCTTCCAACTATCCAAAACTTAGTTAGTTTGTCTACAAAAGTTGATAAAATAGATTTACAAAACCCAATATTTAAAACTGTTTTCGAAGATATTCCCAAAAATTTAGATCTCCCGACGGTAAATAGATATTTTTCTTTTGAAGAAAGGAATACCGCAAATAAGGAAAACATAATGCAGTTGCCAGGTGGAAGAACATTTTTTGCCAAGTATGGTATCGGTAATGGTAAATTATATGTATCTGCGTCAGGCTTAAATATTACTGATGGAAATTTAGCAAGGCATCCCGTTTTTGTACCCTTAATGTATCGTATTGCGCTGAATAGTGGTAACGAGGAGAATTTATATTATAACGCAGGAATAGATAACGCCTTACTAAGTAAGAAGATTACACTGGGTAAAAATCAAAGTCTAAAGCTCGTTTCAAACAATTTCGAAGCTATTCCCGAAATCCGGCAATCACAAGGCAAAACACTTATTTACATAGCCGATCAAATAAAAAATGCTGGTTTTTACAACCTAAAACTTGCAGATTCTTTATTAGCAATTTATAGCTTTAATAGTAGTAGATCAGAATCAGATATGCATTATCTGACTAAATCTGAACTTGAAAGTTTAGCTAAAACAAGCAATCTAAAAATATTCGATACTGATAAAGATGCAGTTAAGTTGGCTGTAGGTGCAAATGAAATCGGACAAACATTATGGAAACTTTGTCTAATTTTGGCTTTAATTTTTATTGCAGCGGAAATTTTGCTTATCAGATTTTTTAATAAAACTAAAAGAACAACATGA
- a CDS encoding zeta toxin family protein, with product MPNLYIISGCNGAGKTTVSFTVLPEILKCREFVNADEIARGISPFNPESVAIHAGRIMLNRITELLNQQLDFAIETTLTTKSYLKTIEIAKSLGYSITLLFFWLNDVELAIERVKIRVSEGGHNIPEEVIRRRYLRGIQNLNSFITAVDFWFILNNSKEELNFIAEGSKSEIAIFEKETWSSLTK from the coding sequence ATGCCAAATTTATACATCATTTCTGGGTGCAATGGAGCAGGTAAAACAACTGTTTCATTTACTGTATTGCCTGAAATATTGAAGTGTAGAGAGTTTGTAAATGCTGATGAAATTGCCCGAGGAATATCTCCGTTCAATCCAGAAAGTGTAGCGATTCATGCAGGAAGAATCATGCTGAATAGAATTACCGAATTGCTAAACCAACAACTGGATTTTGCTATCGAAACAACCTTAACCACAAAATCTTATCTTAAAACCATTGAAATAGCTAAATCATTAGGTTATAGCATTACTCTTTTATTTTTCTGGTTGAATGATGTTGAGTTGGCGATCGAAAGAGTTAAAATTAGGGTTTCAGAAGGCGGACATAATATTCCTGAGGAAGTTATTAGAAGAAGATATCTTAGAGGTATACAGAATTTGAATTCATTTATTACAGCGGTAGATTTTTGGTTTATCTTAAATAATTCTAAAGAGGAACTTAATTTTATAGCTGAAGGTAGTAAGAGTGAAATTGCTATATTTGAGAAGGAAACATGGTCAAGCTTAACTAAATGA
- a CDS encoding glycosyltransferase codes for MFFSIIIPLYNRPQEIDELLHTLTKQTYLQFEVLIIEDGSKQDAKSIVDSYTDQLDIKYYVKENAGQGFARNFGFERAKGDYFVIFDSDCLIPEDYLEIVKNYLYEHHLDAYGGPDAAHESFTPVQKAISYAMTSPFTTGGIRGNKKHVGQFHPRSFNMGVSRQAWEQVGGFILTRLGEDIEYSIRIQSKGFKIGLIPEAKVYHKRRTSFSQFYKQLHFFGRARINIYKHFPKEMKLVHFFPAAFTLFVGFTIVMNLLYQPLAEICNIFMLIYFMLIFFHSWFVNKSLKVAFLSIISSFIQLTAYGLGFIQDLFKRVVFKQQ; via the coding sequence ATGTTTTTCTCCATTATAATTCCACTTTATAATCGTCCTCAAGAAATTGATGAGCTTTTGCATACCCTAACCAAGCAGACTTATTTACAGTTTGAAGTTTTGATTATTGAAGATGGATCCAAACAAGATGCCAAATCAATTGTGGATTCTTATACCGATCAACTCGATATAAAATATTATGTAAAGGAAAATGCCGGACAAGGTTTTGCTCGCAATTTTGGTTTTGAAAGAGCTAAGGGCGATTACTTTGTGATTTTTGATTCAGATTGTTTAATCCCTGAAGATTACCTCGAGATTGTTAAAAATTATCTATACGAGCACCATTTAGATGCTTATGGAGGTCCGGATGCGGCGCATGAAAGTTTTACGCCTGTTCAAAAGGCGATTAGCTATGCAATGACTTCTCCATTCACCACTGGAGGCATTCGCGGAAATAAAAAACATGTCGGTCAGTTTCATCCTCGTAGTTTTAATATGGGTGTTTCTCGCCAAGCTTGGGAGCAAGTTGGTGGATTTATACTAACCAGATTAGGAGAAGATATAGAATACAGCATCAGAATTCAAAGCAAGGGATTTAAAATCGGCTTAATTCCAGAAGCCAAGGTTTACCATAAACGAAGAACAAGTTTTAGTCAGTTTTATAAGCAATTGCACTTTTTTGGCAGAGCAAGGATTAATATTTATAAACACTTCCCAAAAGAAATGAAGTTGGTTCACTTTTTTCCTGCGGCATTTACATTATTTGTAGGCTTCACTATTGTAATGAATCTCTTATATCAGCCTTTAGCGGAAATCTGCAATATTTTTATGCTAATTTACTTTATGTTGATATTTTTTCACTCTTGGTTTGTAAACAAAAGTTTAAAAGTTGCATTTTTGAGCATCATATCTTCCTTTATCCAATTAACGGCTTATGGCCTTGGCTTTATACAGGATTTATTTAAAAGAGTAGTATTTAAACAGCAATGA
- a CDS encoding L,D-transpeptidase family protein, which yields MDSLSSNFVNPKTIKSYYNHKNSEPRFVTKFYIDGELDSLANYLQNSTVHGLNPKLFKTDELKSLLQVLTANKFKSVNESYPVIAKLEILSANAYLNYTNYLKFGVVNPRSIFSRYYIKVKRPDSLGMQKILNAENILDTLKAVQPKSEQYKLLQKAYMATFTESEKRILWLNMERFRWQMPETSDNYVQVNIPDFRLTWIDKSDTLITMKVCVGGKREEGYEEKMKMFAKSGNLDDKPKNHETPLLFSKINSIQANPIWNIPVSIAQSEIYWMARKDPYYLSNSNIKVYYKDKVINEPDTINWSRYSRDKLPFKFKQGSGGGNALGKFKFIFDNSSSIYLHDTNAKNGFNLTNRALSHGCVRIEKPLEFAELLVKDSYTYDKLRAEVDLPPVDSTHNKWYKKRMAAKADTTKSFQLKPAWFGPKKAVPLFITYITAWSQNDKIEYRPDVYGLDEKLWAATKKFR from the coding sequence CAAGATTTGTAACAAAATTTTACATCGATGGTGAGCTTGATTCTTTAGCAAATTACTTACAGAATAGTACAGTTCATGGTTTAAATCCGAAATTATTTAAAACAGATGAGTTAAAAAGTTTACTGCAAGTGCTTACTGCAAATAAATTTAAATCAGTTAATGAGAGTTATCCAGTTATCGCCAAGCTGGAAATATTAAGTGCAAATGCGTATTTAAATTATACAAATTATTTAAAATTTGGTGTTGTAAATCCTCGAAGTATTTTTTCCAGATATTACATAAAAGTGAAACGCCCTGATAGTTTGGGGATGCAAAAAATATTAAATGCAGAGAATATACTTGATACTTTAAAGGCTGTTCAACCAAAATCAGAACAGTATAAATTGCTTCAGAAAGCTTACATGGCTACTTTTACGGAAAGTGAAAAGCGAATTTTGTGGCTTAACATGGAGCGTTTCCGTTGGCAAATGCCTGAAACTAGTGATAATTATGTTCAAGTAAATATTCCGGATTTCAGGTTAACGTGGATAGACAAAAGTGATACCTTGATCACGATGAAGGTTTGCGTTGGCGGAAAGCGAGAAGAGGGTTACGAAGAAAAGATGAAGATGTTTGCAAAGTCTGGCAATTTGGATGACAAACCAAAAAACCACGAAACCCCATTACTATTTAGTAAAATAAATTCTATCCAGGCAAACCCAATTTGGAATATTCCGGTGAGTATTGCGCAAAGTGAAATTTATTGGATGGCAAGAAAAGATCCATACTATTTATCAAATAGCAACATTAAGGTTTATTACAAAGATAAAGTGATCAATGAGCCTGATACCATAAATTGGAGCAGGTATTCGAGAGATAAATTGCCTTTTAAATTTAAACAAGGTTCTGGCGGAGGTAATGCGTTGGGTAAATTCAAATTCATATTTGATAATAGTTCTAGCATTTATTTACACGATACCAATGCAAAAAATGGGTTTAATTTAACCAACCGAGCTTTAAGTCATGGTTGCGTTCGAATTGAAAAACCATTAGAATTTGCAGAGCTGTTGGTTAAAGATTCTTATACTTATGATAAGCTTCGGGCCGAAGTTGATTTACCTCCTGTTGATAGTACACACAATAAATGGTATAAAAAACGCATGGCTGCAAAGGCGGATACTACTAAATCTTTTCAATTAAAACCTGCTTGGTTTGGTCCGAAAAAGGCTGTTCCTTTATTTATTACCTATATTACGGCTTGGTCTCAAAATGATAAAATAGAATATCGGCCAGATGTTTATGGTTTAGATGAAAAACTATGGGCAGCAACTAAAAAGTTTAGATAG